A window of Streptomyces sp. Je 1-332 genomic DNA:
CTGCGTCCTCGCGACTCGCCGCCCCTGAGAAGCGGCGCCCCCGCGGCACTGTGGCCGCGATGATGGGCTCCGACCGGTAGGAGACCGCAGACTCACGCGTCCGTAGTCGAAGGAGCCACATGGCCAAGCTCATCTACTCGATGATCACCTCGCTCGACGGCTACGCCGAGGCGGCGGAGGGCGGCCTCGGCACCGGCGCCGAGGACCCGGAGGTGCACACCTTCATCAACGACCTCTTCCGCCCCGTCGGCACATATCTCTACGGCCGACGGATGTACGAGACGATGGTCTATTGGGAGACCGCGCACACCGAGCCCGACCAGCCGCCGCACATCCTGCAGTACGCCCGCGACTGGCAGGCCGCGGAGAAGATCGTGTACTCCACGACGCTCGATTCGGTGTCCAGCGCGAAGACCCGAATTGAGCGCACCTTCGATCCGGAGGCGGTGCGCAGACTCAAGGCGGAGGCCGAGCACGACCTCACCGTCGACGGCCCGAACCTCGCAGGCCAGGCGATCGCAGCCGGCCTGGTGGACGAGTACCACCTGTTCATCACCACGAGCGTGGTCGGCGGCGGCAAACGCTTCTTCCCCGACGGCGTGCGCCTCGATCTCGATCTCGCCGAGGAGCGCGCCTTCGACAGCGGCCTGATCTACGCGCGCTACCGGACCCGCTGAGTCGACGCCGGTACGAGGCGGTATGCGCCGCCCTCGGGGATCACGTGGCCCGCGGTGGGCGGCGGGAAGTGGCTGCCCAGCAGAAGAGTTCGGGTGTCGACGAGCGAACTGAGCAGTTCCTGGCGGGTCCTGGTCGCGGCTGCGGGGTCGATGTCCACGCAGCTGCCCAGGTCGGGGTGGACCAGCTGGACCGGGTGATGGATGCAGTCGCCGGTGATGAGCGCGCTCTCGCCGCGACTGCTCAGTTCCACCGCCACCTGGCCCGGCGTGTGGCCCGGGGTGGGGCGCAGACGGACCCCCGGCGCGATGTCCAGCGCGTGGCCCCTGCTGCCGGTGGTTCCGAAAGGGAC
This region includes:
- a CDS encoding dihydrofolate reductase family protein; the encoded protein is MAKLIYSMITSLDGYAEAAEGGLGTGAEDPEVHTFINDLFRPVGTYLYGRRMYETMVYWETAHTEPDQPPHILQYARDWQAAEKIVYSTTLDSVSSAKTRIERTFDPEAVRRLKAEAEHDLTVDGPNLAGQAIAAGLVDEYHLFITTSVVGGGKRFFPDGVRLDLDLAEERAFDSGLIYARYRTR